The following coding sequences are from one Macaca nemestrina isolate mMacNem1 chromosome 1, mMacNem.hap1, whole genome shotgun sequence window:
- the LOC105484450 gene encoding large ribosomal subunit protein eL43-like, giving the protein MVKRTKKVGIVGKYGTSYGASLRKMVKKIEISQQAKYTCSFCGKTKMKRRAVGIWLCGSCMKTVAGGAWTYNATSAVTVKSAIRRLKELKDR; this is encoded by the coding sequence ATGGTCAAACGCACCAAGAAAGTCGGGATCGTAGGTAAATACGGGACCAGCTATGGGGCCTCCCTCAGAAAAATGgtgaagaaaattgaaatcagCCAGCAGGCCAAGTACACTTGCTCTTTCTGTGGCAAAACCAAGATGAAGAGACGAGCTGTGGGGATCTGGCTCTGTGGTTCCTGCATGAAGACAGTGGCTGGCGGTGCCTGGACGTACAATGCCACTTCCGCTGTCACGGTAAAGTCCGCCATCAGAAGACTGAAGGAGTTGAAAGACCGGTAG